Sequence from the Tripterygium wilfordii isolate XIE 37 chromosome 10, ASM1340144v1, whole genome shotgun sequence genome:
ATATATCGTCCAAGAGAATTAAAGGGTTATGACCGTTGACTTTGAATCGCGACATACATTTTATACAAACAGTTAAAGCTCCATCGGACTTCGGATAAATGCTAACCTAATTAACAATATGGTTAGGTTAAGCTACTCCTTTTCATTTTTCCAGAAGAAATCAAATCAACTTAACACTCGAAATTCAAAGCAGCGATCGATTCTGCCTGCACAAACTTTTCTCAGAAACAAAACCGAATTGAACAAAACACGACATGTGGAACACTCGACAATTAATAGAACCAAACTAGATCTAATGAGTATGAGAAATGAATCATTTCCCCAGTTCTAATCGTTTTCGCATACTCTCGGTAAATCATAAATCCATAAGCCAAAGCTTCAATTGAGCGAATCAACATCAAGTATCAAGTATAAAGAGTTGAAATGCGTATGCATGGATTGGACTCCGGTAGATATGCCGAGAAAATCGGCGAGAAAGTGAGGGAAACTGTGATACGATCTAGCGAGGAAATTGAACTGCCCCGTGTGAATAACAGATATTAAATCAAAGAAAAGAGAtagcgagagagagagtttcTCACCTCTCTATATTCAGGGAGAAAGAACTCTTAGAGTTTGAGAGAGATAGAGTCCAAGAATGTGAGCAGAAAAGTTTGCAGTGATGGAGTAATTATATAGACCGAGAGAGAGGGACGACGAATCATAGACAGGCTTTATTATATGTGACATGTCCATTTACTCCCCTGCATAAATTCAAATTAATAATGGTCAGTCAATTTTGGAATTTTGAAGTAGCTGGTAGGTGTGGCAAAAAcaatgtttatgaaatattaatatttacatGTTTAAATTCTAATTCGAATTAGATTTTaaacgtatttaattgatcaaatttagattaatttaaattcaaacaATAACCTAATTTGGATTAGAGTTCAgacaaaatttttatatttggacTCGAATTCGATTTTGAatcgggaaaaaaaatattgtgtttgtatatagaTTTCAGACGTATTATTTATgtctaaacttggtttaatccggaTCGCACAAATTGGAGCATCCGAAAGTGTGTGGCTGGCTGCGTGTGATGAAAGTAGGGGTGTTCGCGATCGGTTCTATCagttttttgagatttttttgacatgaaaataacCTATCAAACAATAGGTTTTGTCGATTTTTTTGGTCAtaggttttgtttggtttttagtAGAGAAATGTGTAACTTTGTATTATAAAAAACCGATCAATCATTTCGATTTCGGTCGGTTTCAGTTTGGACGGTTTTTTTTTACAACCCTAGATGAAAGGATAGAATAGTAAATTCACGAAGTGTGAGGATGGAGTCAGAAAAAAGCCGCACTACATCATTGTGCACGTCGTGGCCAGGTACCGCTTTCATGTGATGCACGATCTTTGCATTCCCCCAAGCTGGCTCAGAAATATCATAGTCATGATGCacattttttgtgtgttttttttttttaataaatttgacACATAAAAGAAAGTGAAACAATAAAAAGTAACAGCCCACCCCATTGGAACCAAGTTAGCTACGGAATGGGGAGGATGGAGTACTAGAAGATTttggaacaaaattttaaatgtAGTATAACAAACCTAACGATATTTTTTGtacgaaaaaaaaattcaaatgtgATTGAATATAGACAAGTTTAAACCGTCGAATATAAACTTATTTCGTTAAATATATTATGTTAAATattatacatttatttatttcttttgataaatctgCGCATAATGCACAAGTCCCCATCCAGATCCATGAGGTACACATTAGAGGAGCAAAAATCAATAAACAAGTAAAAAGTCAAGCTAAACATGTTTtttaatacaaccacatcaacaaaacacatcttccaatatagtcacatcaacaaaacataaatttctatacatttttaCTTTctacccaacatggaggccaacaaattctcatacgCTCTatgttgtccacaataaaattacatcaaaacacaatcttccaatacagtcacatcagcaaaacacatcttccaatatacccacattagcaaaacataAAACTCAATATAACCGCATTAACaaaatacaaaaccccaaatatATTTGTTGCCCCAGACAAAATAGCACCATTACAAGTGCTAATGTGATGGGTGAAGgcgaatttaattatttaaatcctTTTTTAATACCTACTTAATTGCTTAACTTCATCGTTTAGGGCAAAACTGTTTGCGTGGCAGCACAAGCATTGACTTTACCGAACATTAGAAGACAGATGGGTTggtaaatttataaatataatatttgtttatgCCTATAATATGGTCTTTTATCGCCTGGAGAATTAAAGATCACGTGACACGTGCACTCCCCAACATtatagtcaaaaaaaaaatcaaacactatcaagtatcaacttaTCGCTGGCTTTTCTTGACTCAAATTCAGTGTGTTGGAGACACAacctatatgtttttttttattcggCAATAATATTATACAAGTTTTCCTTTGTTACGTTCGACATGTATTTAAATTCAGGTTGTCAACTCCGTGTGTACAAAAAATTTTCACACATGTTATCACAAGAGTTTTACTCTTAGTAGGAATCAAATTTAAAACATCCCGAGCCCATATGATGGATATTGTTTCTAAtaagaatcaaactcaaaacctcTCAATTGACCCTAGAGAAACTCACCAACTAAGCTATTACCCAAGTTATTCGCAACCTATTATTAGAATTTTTAGTccaatacacatcaacaatattatccggtTTGAGTTGTTCGATTTTCGTGAATACATCGAGCCTGCTTGGTTTTACTTTCTTAGGAGATCATTCATCTCAATAGTGCTCTCGCAGAATCACGGGTAACTAAGGAATTATTACATGTTGTTATCCTccaaaaaaatacattgttgATGATTAAGAACTGAAATTATCCATATATCTTAACACCTCTATGTTTCTTCAATACTTTGGTCATATTAACATGGTTGTCCTCGCTCAACTAAATTTGGGTGCCTACCATTACTACTGAGTACTGACTACAAAATAGAAAGCCAGCCACGTTTGACTCCATAAATTAAATGCAgaaataattgttttttcaCTTTTAGAATCAACTGTAATCATATTTATGGAACtcaattacatatttattttcctcttttttttgccctttcgTCAAAAATTGGATTTGAATTGGAAAAACCAACATTAGAATCAGACCAACGAGAGATGACTCGATcgacaatcgattgagttagacaTACGTGTGTCTAATATTCGATTCCAATAAAATACAtatttgtatttaaaaaaaagaaaagaccaaCATTAGAATCAGAATTCACCAACTTCAATTACCGTATTTAACATTTAATTATTTCTTAAAGTGATCTTACATAAACTAAATAAGATACACCAACTTCAATATATCCCTTCATTGAATATCATAGAGATGTTGAATTTTACATGGCAATTGGCTGAGGAAGCCATAATTCATAATTCTATTGAAGCAGCATCTCATCTTTACATACACTGCACAGAACTATATTTGGTTATTCacctaaccaaaaaaaaaaaaaaaaaaaaacagacattCTTTCTGTGgtttaaaattatgaaaacaatGAACTGGCTTAAGAATTGAGATCAAACATCTGTCGATGACGAAGGAAAAACTTCAAATCATCTTCTCAAATTTATCGAGATTCTTCACTCGCTGCATTGACCTAAGAAAAAGTGTGAAGAAAACAGCTGCatccaaagaacaaaaaaattgattcaattcaaacatatgtaatatatatatagagtgatTGATCCAATCGGGATTGAGTAAGTTCAACGAAAAATCACCTGCGCCAATGAATGAACCGTTGGCAATAATTTGATTGCCTTGATTGCTTAAGGTGACCCCGAGGTTTAGCAGAGTACCTCCAAATACTGTATAAATGGTTCCCATTTGTCGTATTGATGCTTTATGAGAGGCTCTTTCAGACTGTTGAATGCAGTTTGGAGATTAAAGCAGATTATGAATGAGATAAAAGATCCCTCGTGCTCAAGGTGTTTGTCAGTGATTACCTCAAGCACCCTGACTCGGAGTTTTAGATCTCCAGATTCTAGTTGTCGCACAAATTCCTCTATCCTTTGCACTCTGTAGGGCATGGATATAGTGTATGTTCTGGCCTGGAGAAACAGGAAAGTGCTTTCAGAACCGATAGTGATGTGGATTCCTACTCttaaacaaaaatttataagAATTGAAAGTGGGGCATTTTCATTCGAAAACAGATGGGAAATTAAGCAAGGCTAGAAGAGAAACAATGGCAAAATGCAGTACGTCATCAGCTTGTTTCCTTATTTCTCCTAGAAGTTGTGTCCCGGCACGCTGCTGTTGCTTTGTATCTAAGAGCTCCTGAGAGCAGTGTGAAGTTGTTAGTGAATCAAACAAATGGAAAGTCAAAGCATCCAGAAAAGCTGCTACAAACAAAAGAGTTGAAATATAAAACCTGCGCGTATGGTGCAGCAACCTTCGCAAAGGAAAAATCTGGATCAAGTATTTTACCAATACCTGCAAGGAAAGTAAACTACAATAATCAGAAAGATGCaacaataaaaacattttaaGATTCCTACTGAACATACATTGAATATGTTATTGTTTTACTGGTTGATGATTTCAAATAATGTCTTATAGAGGATAAGTGGTGGTTTATCatggatgaatctgagataCGGCAAAGAAATcattgtgtttgtgtgtgtgcacATGTATGCATATGTCTAAAAGACATGAGAGAACAGAGAGAGCACCTTCAAGGGTTGAAAATGCTCTCATCACAAAGGTAAAGGTGGATGGGAACCGAAATGGTTGATCCTGAGCTATAGCAAATAAATCCTGTGAAATTAAACAACCAAGCAGAAGATTAGCAAACAGAATCAGTATGTCCTGAGTTTTTTATCAGTGCAAATGACTTCCAAGCATTCACGGGTGTATACCTCTCCAATGGCAGCCAATGTCTGCTGCTGATCTGGTGTCTGGCTAAGTAAGTTGTCCAAAAAGTATTGCACGGATCTCCTCACCTGGTAAGATAAAATACCGTAAATTCATTACAAGATCAATACTATGAAATGCCTCTAAAACCCATTTGAAATAGAATATCACAGTAAtatttctggtttttttttttcagatattGGGAAAGCACACATACTACCTACCGATGACATATCTCCTGTGGGCTGAAGCGCTTCAAGATCTATGAGACTTTGCATGACCTGCATTATAGCTGCTTGTGAGACTAGGCAACACTAATCCTCCCCATAAAACTGGGGAAACCCCATCATCTAAAAATATTCCATCAATTAAcaaatattgttttatatttgGGTTCCATACTTACGTGTCTCACTTTTGCAATAACCAACAACTGGAGTTTTTGCAAATGCAAAATTAACAACACTAAGAGAGAGAATCTAACCTTTTTAGCATCTTTCTCATAAACCGCATAAAAAAGTTCAAGCAACCTCTCCCTTGTAAATGATTTGATCTCCCCCATCATTCCAAAATCATAGTAAATTATAGCTTCATCCGTATCAATAGCAAGATTTCCAGGATGAGGATCCGCGTGAAAGAAACCGGTTTTTAAAATCTGAAAACATTCAGTTAACTAATACTGTTAATGAGAATCTGAAGCATATGGTTCATAACAGAATTCATGTGCGACGTTAGGCAATATCAATCACATTTGCTGCGAAACTCAGTAGGCAAATGTATATATTTAGGCATTGTGGGTGTTATTTACCTGAATCAAGTATGCTTCAATAGCACGTGATGCAATTCGAGAACGATTAAAACCCCTTGAATCTAGCATATCCAACCCATTTATTTTAATGCCTGCCCAACAAAGTTAAAACATATCAAATCACTTATAATCAGACTGAATTAATCTGGACTTGCTACACCTAAATTCTCGAGCCTTATGGAATATAGATTTGACATGATTTTGAAGTAATGAAAGCATCATCGGTTAGTCATTAACCTGGTACATACTCCAAGGTCAACACTTTTATGGCAGTATAATCCCAAAACACCAACTGCAAAATAGATAATAGAGTTTTTATAATAAAGTATCATTGAGACCTTCAACATGttcaaaaggaagaagaatagaagATCCATGTCCAGTATAAAATTCGAAAGTCAATTTATAATGACTTATAACAGGGTTAAGAAGCCAGAATggaataaaaattgaaaaaaaaaaatagataggACTGATAGAAGAAGCATTAGTTCAGAGAGAAACATACAGGTACTCGAACCCACTTTACATTCCGAAAATCTCGGCGGAATTTATCAGCATTTCTCCCTTCATTAATATAATCAATTTCTTGGTATAATATCCTGAAATTAACATAACCACATAATAACTATGCGTGCAAGATAATGAGAGTAAAGGAAGACGTGTTTCACAAATGATTAATATAAGGAACCGCGTAGGGCATTGCACAAATGCATTAGAAAAAGTTATGAAGTTTAACCCAATACAACAGATGCCACTTTGACAAGGGTACAAGGTTGAAGGCATAAATATTACAAGGAGCTAGGTATTTGTCTTCTATTATATACTCTCTTAACTATTTTTCCAAAAGACATTGTGGAAAATTCGCAAAAACTACATTACAACTAATAAAGGCTTACTACTTACGTTGAGCATTCTTCATATATACCAATCCAATCCCTAGTAGGACCACCAAAGGTCTCACTTCTCTGGAAATATTCTGCAATCAG
This genomic interval carries:
- the LOC120006806 gene encoding protein ACTIVITY OF BC1 COMPLEX KINASE 7, chloroplastic, with the translated sequence MAAVLASQSYCCCNMDLMNQGRAMGTLGFSSSISDEFTRFDWQASNRPISAAKSIKFHVEMRQTELPSKLGGNGRLGINGKVSIKKRDVKMVPASEVMNRKSPNSNKVNMVHGSRQVVNGASIVKRDPTPALSKTLNFRDYKELPPLEDLKVLPSDEGFSWANENYNSWQRTVDVWSFVISLRGRVLLDNAKWAYLGGFTEEKQRNRRQQTASWLRESVLQLGPTFIKLGQLSSTRSDLFPREFVNELAKLQDRVPAFSPEKARSLIEKELGAPVKILFKEFEDRPIAAASLGQVHRAILHNGEKVVVKVQRPGLKKLFEIDLRNLKLIAEYFQRSETFGGPTRDWIGIYEECSTILYQEIDYINEGRNADKFRRDFRNVKWVRVPLVFWDYTAIKVLTLEYVPGIKINGLDMLDSRGFNRSRIASRAIEAYLIQILKTGFFHADPHPGNLAIDTDEAIIYYDFGMMGEIKSFTRERLLELFYAVYEKDAKKVMQSLIDLEALQPTGDMSSVRRSVQYFLDNLLSQTPDQQQTLAAIGEDLFAIAQDQPFRFPSTFTFVMRAFSTLEGIGKILDPDFSFAKVAAPYAQELLDTKQQQRAGTQLLGEIRKQADDARTYTISMPYRVQRIEEFVRQLESGDLKLRVRVLESERASHKASIRQMGTIYTVFGGTLLNLGVTLSNQGNQIIANGSFIGAAVFFTLFLRSMQRVKNLDKFEKMI